In Thunnus albacares chromosome 10, fThuAlb1.1, whole genome shotgun sequence, a single window of DNA contains:
- the LOC122990762 gene encoding nucleolar and coiled-body phosphoprotein 1-like isoform X5 → MSVNASKHELIQLIHRHLKEHGFHSAADELQRHSPQGDTKISASLLEIYSSWLNDSKNKRPLDSAKHSTATTATSNQTQAEDDSSSDSEELSQSLLPQTSASTVTPVKQKQKSTAKAVKSGKNLPEKATKKQPDKKNHKSSKNTVGKNEASAKVKTPKKKGGVTSEQNTPAAATAGRAPSVAKPTTPKKKKEPAKKAETPKKKSVPAKRKKSEENAVKAKKSKTKDKVAAAGGDSSDSDSSLDVEKWKRLLLQMTDADIAKMDTINALDSSSPTKKRVRKPRAKAPAKTDTLVKQNNETVEKNGEVEEKAAKETPKTDKLKKSWPKKTAPVDSSATPSQEQNLNTAEERAAMSTLSPSKKEKRKVVTPSEEKTDETTSEPKKKKKKKKEKEASENKVEENLNETGEDGKEKDSKKEKKKKNEVIEAEEKKKKTDKDNKKTDTQEEMIKKNDIKEISEPIVKEKKSKKKKKETADSEEILEPILEEKKEKKKKKETADSEEILEPILEEKKEKKKKETADSEEILEPILEEKKKKKETADSEENSEQTAEEKKAKKKKKLINSLENPEQAVEEEKENSEQIVDEKKAKKMTEMADSEENPETISKEKKAKKKKKKENPDEENSEQIVEEKKIKKKKDKAEHNEMSEQIVEEKKIKKKKDKAEHNEEMSEQIVEEKKIKKKKDKAEHNEEMSEQIVEENTTMTKEMPEQVTEVKKKKKKALYNSADSEQLPPSTPETPSTPTEKKKKKSKLRPAEIPETPSVSVQDDTATQTPSNDTQKQKRKSLKISES, encoded by the exons ATGTCCGTGAACGCATCAAAACACGAGCTGATCCAGCTGATCCACCGCCATTTGAAGGAGCATGGTTTCCACTCAGCTGCAGATGAGCTTCAGAGGCACAGCCCACAG GGGGacacaaaaatatctgcatcATTACTGGAAATCTATAGTTCGTGGTTAAA TGactcaaaaaacaaaaggcCACTTGACTCGGCGAAGCACTCTACTGCGACTACAG CCACCTCCAATCAGACTCAAGCTGAGGATGACAGCAGCTCGGACAGCGAGGAGCTGAGTCAGAGTCTACTGCCACAG ACATCAGCATCAACAGTGACACCagtgaagcagaaacagaaatcaACAGCCAAGGCAGTAAAATCTGGTAAAAACTTACCTGAAAAAGCTACAAAGAAGCAACCTGACAAGAAAAATCACAAGAGCAGCAAGAACACAGTCGGCAAAAACGAAGCTTCAGCTAAG GTCAAAACTCCCAAGAAGAAAGGCGGCGTTACCTCTGAGCAGAACACTCCAGCTGCTGCAACAGCTGGAAGAGCACCCTCTGTTG CCAAGCCAACCACaccgaagaagaagaaggaaccTGCAAAAAAGGCAGAGACACCAAAAAAGAAG tcGGTGCcagcaaaaaggaaaaagagtgAAGAAAATGCTGTAAAGGCAAAGAAATCAAAGACTAAAGACAAGGTCGCGGCTGCTGGTGGAGATAGTTCAGACTCTGACAGCAGTCTGGATGTAGAGAAATGGAAGAGACTGCTCCTACAGATGACAG ATGCTGACATAGCCAAGATGGACACCATCAATGCTTTGGACTCCTCTTCACCCACAAAGAAGAGAGTCAGGAAACCTCGGGCCAAAGCGCCGGCAAAAACTGACACTCTCGTTAAACAGAATAATGAGACGGTTGAAAAGAatggggaggtggaggagaaagCTGCGAAAGAGACACCAAAAACAGATAAACTCAAGAAGAGCTGGCCAAAAAAGACAGCACCTGTGGATTCCTCCGCTACCCCGAGCCAAGAGCAAAACCTGAACACTGCAGAGGAAAGAGCAGCAATGTCCACTCTCTCTCCgtcaaagaaagagaaaaggaaagttGTGACTCCCAGTGAGGAAAAAACTGATGAGACAACGTCTGAgcccaagaagaagaagaagaagaaaaaggaaaaggaggcATCTGAAAACAAAGTGGAAGAGAATCTAAATGAGACTGGGgaagatggaaaagaaaaagacagcaagaaggagaagaaaaagaagaatgaagTCATTgaggcagaggagaagaaaaagaagacagataAAGATAACAAGAAGACTGACACTCAagaagaaatgataaaaaagaacGATATTAAGGAAATTTCAGAGCCaatagtaaaagaaaagaaatccaagaagaagaaaaaggagacagCTGATAGTGAGGAGATTTTAGAGCCAATattggaagaaaagaaagaaaagaagaagaaaaaggagacgGCTGATAGTGAGGAGATTTTAGAGCCAATattggaagaaaagaaagaaaagaagaaaaaggagacgGCTGATAGTGAGGAGATTTTAGAGCCAATAttggaagaaaagaagaagaaaaaggagacagCTGATAGTGAGGAAAACTCAGAGCAGACAgctgaagaaaagaaagcaaagaagaagaaaaagctcATTAATAGTTTGGAAAATCCAGAACAAGCAgttgaagaagagaaagaaaattcaGAGCAGATAGTTgatgaaaagaaagcaaagaagatGACAGAAATGGCTGATAGTGAGGAAAATCCAGAGACaatttcaaaagaaaagaaagcaaagaaaaagaagaaaaaggagaatcCTGATGAAGAGAATTCTGAGCAGATagttgaagaaaagaaaattaagaaaaaaaaggacaaagctGAACATAATGAGATGTCGGAGCAGATagttgaagaaaagaaaattaagaaaaaaaaggacaaagctGAACATAATGAGGAGATGTCGGAGCAGATagttgaagaaaagaaaattaagaaaaaaaaggacaaagcgGAACATAATGAGGAGATGTCGGAGCAGATAGttgaagaaaatacaacaaTGACAAAGGAAATGCCGGAGCAGGTTACCgaagtaaagaagaaaaagaaaaaggcgTTATACAATTCAGCTGACTCAGAGCAACTACCTCCATCCACCCCTGAGACACCAAGTACTccaacagagaagaagaaaa AAAAAAGCAAATTGAGACCGGCTGAGATCCCAGAAACACCTTCAGTTTCTGTCCAAGATGACACCGCAACACAAACACCGTCAAATGACACCCAGAAACAG AAAAGGAAATCTTTGAAGATCTCAGAGTCGTGA